Proteins encoded in a region of the Psychromicrobium lacuslunae genome:
- a CDS encoding ABC transporter permease, with amino-acid sequence MSQSIIPLTFPGRGKGLRDVYKNRFLLKLLVSKEIKVRYRGSILGILWSYMRPLMQFVVFYLALGLFLNVQGSTPNYPIYLFAGIVLVNFFTEALGNATRSIVENRDLIRKIYLPRELFPVASVWVSAVHFLPQVLILLVVCLFNGWHPSLWQLAAVLIAFAMLAILAVGLGLFFGAINVYFRDSENLVDLLIMMVTWLSPVLYLWSQVEHVLGPFFWIYQLNPMTVAVEIFHNTFWHATLNAEQAASPAAQVVPGLDYFWLPIGLGISLAVLFIGQFTFGRLSKKFAQEL; translated from the coding sequence TTGAGTCAAAGCATCATTCCGTTGACCTTCCCAGGCCGCGGCAAAGGCCTGCGGGATGTCTATAAGAACCGGTTTTTGCTCAAGCTTTTGGTGAGCAAGGAAATTAAGGTTCGTTACCGGGGCTCAATTTTGGGCATCCTGTGGTCGTATATGCGCCCGCTCATGCAGTTCGTGGTGTTCTATCTCGCGCTTGGCTTGTTCCTCAACGTGCAAGGTTCCACGCCGAACTATCCGATTTACCTCTTCGCTGGCATCGTGTTGGTGAACTTCTTCACTGAGGCGCTAGGCAATGCGACTCGCTCGATCGTGGAGAACCGTGACTTGATTAGGAAGATCTACCTGCCGCGGGAACTTTTCCCGGTAGCCAGTGTTTGGGTTTCAGCGGTGCACTTCCTACCTCAGGTACTGATCCTGCTGGTCGTCTGCTTATTCAATGGCTGGCACCCATCGCTTTGGCAGCTCGCCGCCGTGCTGATTGCTTTTGCGATGCTGGCTATTCTGGCAGTCGGCCTAGGACTGTTTTTCGGAGCTATTAACGTCTATTTCCGAGACTCTGAAAACCTGGTTGATCTGCTCATTATGATGGTGACCTGGCTGTCGCCGGTGCTGTATCTGTGGAGCCAGGTGGAACATGTGCTGGGGCCTTTCTTCTGGATTTACCAACTCAACCCGATGACGGTAGCGGTGGAGATCTTCCACAACACCTTCTGGCACGCCACCTTGAACGCTGAACAGGCAGCCAGTCCCGCTGCCCAAGTGGTTCCAGGTCTTGACTATTTCTGGCTTCCAATTGGCCTGGGGATCTCGCTGGCTGTTCTGTTCATCGGGCAGTTCACCTTCGGTCGGTTGTCCAAGAAGTTTGCGCAGGAGCTCTGA
- a CDS encoding ABC transporter ATP-binding protein: MTVQIRDETAIVVDSIVKEFVLRHSRSLKEVLVWLLRGRKKELSNRFKALDNVSLHVAQGETVALLGLNGSGKSTLLKLISGVLQPDGGSVQTRGRVAGLIEVGAGFHHDLSGRDNVFLNGAILGMTEVEIKEKFDSIVEFAEIHEFIDTEVKFYSSGMYLRLAFSIAVHTDPEIFLIDEILAVGDEPFQRKCIAKIKELAARGKTLFVVSHDLDLVATVCERGVLLEHGEITMDGPVAEAVAELRRRSAGDDEAS, from the coding sequence ATGACTGTCCAGATTCGTGACGAAACCGCGATAGTCGTCGACAGCATTGTCAAAGAGTTCGTGTTGCGGCACTCACGCTCGCTCAAAGAAGTCTTGGTTTGGCTATTGAGAGGCCGGAAAAAGGAACTCAGCAACCGCTTCAAAGCGCTCGACAATGTCTCCCTGCACGTAGCACAAGGCGAGACGGTGGCCCTGCTGGGCCTCAACGGCTCGGGAAAGTCGACCCTGCTGAAACTGATCTCGGGGGTGCTGCAACCGGATGGTGGTTCGGTACAAACCCGCGGCAGAGTGGCTGGCCTGATCGAGGTAGGCGCCGGTTTCCACCATGATCTGAGCGGCCGGGATAATGTTTTTCTCAACGGCGCTATCCTGGGCATGACCGAGGTGGAGATCAAGGAAAAGTTCGATTCCATCGTTGAGTTCGCCGAGATTCATGAATTCATTGACACCGAGGTGAAGTTCTATTCCTCGGGGATGTACCTGCGCTTGGCGTTTTCGATCGCCGTGCACACCGATCCGGAGATTTTCCTGATCGATGAGATCTTGGCCGTCGGTGACGAGCCGTTCCAACGCAAATGCATCGCGAAGATCAAGGAACTTGCCGCACGCGGTAAGACCCTCTTCGTGGTCAGCCATGATCTAGATCTGGTGGCGACGGTGTGCGAACGTGGCGTGCTGCTAGAGCATGGCGAGATCACCATGGATGGCCCGGTAGCCGAGGCGGTGGCTGAACTGCGCCGCCGTTCGGCTGGCGATGACGAAGCCAGCTAA
- a CDS encoding glycoside hydrolase family 2 protein, whose product MSRWLARKKAISMQMAHHPRRNKGLPRFDGVHLLTFGLLTALILAALPLPAAGQSQASSVTKTPAASADSLATASGLQLSTEADSAQVFLGVPNLNFPTTAGVFDALGENRSTLSIAGSFTPKYSETYTFSLLAMQNTEDEVTIKGVTIKPGQPTVVADLTAGQAVPLTAKISKTTANNGKARFVLQFASSSQPLSTVPNSAFHYPKDAPPRTLLSEDGGTIWQRFTAGSAVPSANEVRIIAGNDKVRPIRVTAVSPEPQHPDILKISLDGKLNHRTSLSVSIQSGQAIPSQSTLLGDASAAMYTPDGEKLAAADEQQLAGPQQPYRDVYPRPQLEREKWQNLNGIWEFQATGRDAPVPSGSKLRQNIVVPYPMESALSRVTEHFDYSLYRRTFTVDPGWQIGSNNRYLINFGAVDYASWVYINGHQIPLSQTFTKSGEVMPDTSALHSGKPNNVGGYVGFSIDATDYLRPEGPQEIVLKVEDSTAKEQQSVGKQATASNGIFYTSVSGIWQTVWAEPRPSRGIQNLALSPELAFDASGKLISSALRLKASSSETTESITIRLKDQLGNLLLETKGKTNQDLFITVKDPILWTPSNPLLYRVEVSSGTDNVASPIALRKVEVSPTASGPPRILLNGKATFLNATLSQGYWPDGLYTPASPQTLSDDLETIKELGFNALREHVKVESDLWYHYADQLGLLVIQDFPASYSKGLSGLPQQRFLAEAERIVKDLSNFGSIVGWSLFNEGWSTPSNAEVADIAQQVGRWDPSRLLLPHSGQNIDKGRIDLGVVGGQHPAGSGQIFDEHRYPGPFLGKPAANDPRAYIDGEHGGINDYSAGNGWTEKFVQYLPAEGSLLNAFLANNQKLIDYNSSTCTMSGSVYTQISDVEREVNGLMSYDRKTLKVDAAKVRSSNQTLLKACDQTFRAATNSVSLSQDSAKTGDKLVISAGGFQPGEYLVFTVYGEQLSIPLGAVKVAADGSAKLTTTVPAGLQAGGNQLRVTAQESGSVVIASLQGAASQGAALWPILGGLAALLLVVAAGLWWILRRRKRQV is encoded by the coding sequence ATGTCTCGTTGGCTTGCCCGGAAGAAGGCCATCTCAATGCAGATGGCTCATCACCCGCGTCGTAACAAGGGCCTGCCCCGTTTCGACGGCGTTCATTTACTGACGTTTGGTCTGCTTACTGCGCTGATCTTAGCTGCTCTGCCGCTCCCCGCTGCCGGCCAATCGCAAGCCTCATCTGTCACCAAGACACCGGCCGCTTCAGCAGACTCACTGGCCACCGCCTCGGGATTGCAATTGAGCACCGAAGCGGATTCCGCCCAAGTGTTCCTCGGTGTACCCAATTTGAATTTTCCCACCACTGCTGGTGTCTTTGACGCCCTCGGAGAGAACCGCAGCACGCTCTCGATTGCGGGCAGCTTTACGCCGAAGTATTCGGAGACGTACACCTTTTCTCTGCTGGCCATGCAAAACACCGAGGACGAAGTGACGATTAAGGGCGTCACCATCAAACCAGGCCAGCCAACCGTGGTCGCCGACTTGACCGCTGGCCAAGCAGTGCCACTCACCGCCAAGATCAGCAAAACCACTGCTAATAATGGCAAGGCCCGGTTTGTATTGCAGTTTGCAAGCAGTAGTCAGCCGTTGAGCACCGTACCTAATTCTGCCTTTCACTATCCAAAAGATGCCCCGCCCCGGACCTTGCTCTCCGAAGATGGCGGGACGATCTGGCAGCGTTTCACAGCTGGCAGCGCAGTTCCCTCGGCGAACGAGGTCAGGATCATTGCCGGCAACGATAAAGTCAGGCCAATCCGCGTCACTGCGGTTAGTCCTGAGCCGCAACACCCGGACATTCTCAAGATTTCACTTGATGGCAAGTTAAATCATCGAACATCGCTATCTGTGTCGATCCAATCTGGGCAAGCCATCCCCAGCCAATCGACTCTGTTGGGCGATGCCAGCGCAGCGATGTACACGCCCGACGGCGAAAAACTCGCGGCTGCCGATGAGCAGCAATTAGCAGGCCCGCAACAGCCTTACCGAGATGTTTATCCACGACCACAGTTGGAACGTGAGAAATGGCAGAACCTGAACGGAATCTGGGAATTCCAGGCCACTGGAAGGGATGCACCGGTTCCCAGCGGCAGTAAACTGCGTCAGAACATTGTGGTGCCTTACCCAATGGAGTCAGCGCTCTCCCGGGTCACTGAGCATTTCGACTACTCTTTATATCGACGTACTTTCACTGTCGATCCCGGTTGGCAGATTGGTAGTAATAACCGCTACTTGATCAACTTCGGTGCGGTTGACTATGCCAGCTGGGTCTACATCAATGGTCATCAAATCCCCCTCTCGCAAACCTTCACTAAAAGCGGTGAAGTGATGCCTGACACCTCTGCCCTGCACTCCGGCAAACCGAACAATGTCGGCGGATATGTGGGATTCAGTATTGATGCGACTGACTATTTGCGTCCCGAAGGGCCGCAAGAAATAGTGCTCAAGGTCGAAGATTCCACCGCTAAGGAACAGCAGTCAGTAGGAAAACAGGCGACCGCTTCTAACGGCATTTTCTATACTTCTGTCTCCGGAATCTGGCAAACCGTCTGGGCAGAGCCAAGGCCGAGCCGTGGCATCCAGAATCTTGCTCTTTCACCGGAACTCGCCTTTGACGCTTCGGGTAAGTTGATTAGCTCGGCGCTTCGACTGAAGGCGTCAAGCTCCGAGACCACCGAATCAATAACTATCCGGCTGAAGGACCAATTAGGCAATCTGCTGCTGGAGACCAAGGGTAAAACTAATCAGGACCTCTTCATCACGGTGAAAGACCCGATACTTTGGACGCCCTCTAATCCGCTGCTTTATCGGGTGGAAGTTTCCTCTGGAACAGATAACGTGGCCTCCCCCATTGCACTGCGTAAAGTCGAAGTGAGCCCTACCGCTTCGGGCCCGCCCCGGATTCTGCTAAATGGCAAAGCGACCTTCCTCAACGCCACCTTGAGCCAAGGCTACTGGCCGGATGGTTTGTATACCCCGGCAAGCCCGCAGACCTTATCCGATGATCTAGAAACCATAAAAGAGCTGGGTTTCAACGCCTTGCGCGAGCATGTGAAGGTTGAATCAGACCTGTGGTACCACTACGCGGACCAGCTCGGTCTGCTGGTTATCCAAGATTTCCCAGCCTCCTACAGCAAAGGACTGAGCGGTCTCCCTCAGCAGCGTTTCCTGGCTGAAGCCGAACGAATCGTCAAGGACCTGAGTAACTTCGGCTCGATTGTTGGCTGGTCATTGTTCAATGAGGGCTGGTCGACCCCGTCGAATGCCGAGGTCGCTGACATCGCCCAACAAGTCGGTCGCTGGGATCCCAGCAGATTGCTACTCCCCCATTCAGGGCAGAATATCGACAAGGGCCGGATTGATCTGGGCGTAGTCGGCGGCCAACACCCCGCCGGATCGGGTCAGATCTTCGACGAGCACCGTTATCCCGGGCCCTTTTTAGGCAAGCCCGCCGCCAATGACCCGAGAGCCTATATCGATGGGGAACACGGCGGTATTAATGACTACTCAGCAGGTAATGGCTGGACCGAAAAGTTCGTTCAGTACCTGCCGGCCGAAGGCAGCCTACTCAATGCTTTCCTGGCCAATAATCAGAAGCTGATTGACTACAACAGCTCCACCTGTACGATGTCTGGCAGCGTCTATACGCAGATTAGCGACGTCGAGCGTGAAGTAAACGGCCTAATGAGTTATGACCGGAAGACTCTCAAAGTCGATGCGGCCAAGGTACGAAGCTCTAACCAGACTCTGTTGAAGGCCTGCGATCAGACTTTTAGAGCAGCGACGAATTCAGTCTCGCTCTCGCAGGACTCAGCAAAAACGGGCGATAAATTGGTGATTAGCGCCGGCGGGTTCCAGCCCGGCGAGTACCTGGTTTTCACCGTTTACGGCGAGCAGCTTTCGATCCCACTCGGTGCGGTCAAGGTCGCGGCCGACGGTTCGGCCAAGTTGACCACCACTGTTCCGGCTGGCCTGCAAGCAGGCGGCAACCAGCTCAGAGTGACTGCCCAAGAATCTGGCAGCGTCGTGATTGCTAGCTTGCAGGGCGCTGCTTCGCAGGGTGCTGCGCTCTGGCCTATTCTGGGCGGTCTCGCCGCGCTACTGCTGGTTGTGGCTGCGGGACTCTGGTGGATCCTGAGGCGTAGAAAACGACAGGTTTAG
- a CDS encoding acyltransferase family protein, with amino-acid sequence MSELKSGVLKQGSQSSPKSAVRKDIQGLRAIAVGLVVLNHLWPERLPGGYVGVDVFFVISGYLISNHLLKELEGTGKIRLGQFYARRAKRLLPASLLVATLSLVAAWVFLPFSRWLGVLQETIASSLYVENWFLAAKSVDYSARDEAASTVQHYWSLSVEEQFYLIWPLLLIGLFAVAIMLRRHKRSVTRIGILLVTIAALIFCIWITATNKSQAYFVTPARAWEFGAGALVALGLPGLLKKLSQTHRGLLLTGCQWLGYAAIVYSAFFFNEETFFPGFWALVPVLGTVLVIASGPGSVRASIGGVLEWRPFQVLGDISYSLYLWHWPLIIIAPAVLGHDLNFWNKLLILVLGILLAYLSKRFVEDPGRIKLFRGSKAWKPLLATAAAMAAVCALCGSMFYFYQGAQQAEAAAVQSFSQQACYGAGSLNPKNRCPDPFGPAKVSNMGPSETPWFNAPECKGDVNPIRLNGTAYLADCDFTQGRKATATVWLIGDSHAEQWKAAFYQLARQQSWQVKESMLGGCPFVGLKRVGFLGKPGFDPAGSARCINWSNQVSERITQEKPDKVFVSAFGSQETVDDGTGRSQQDQYATEVTKRFQAWTAAGPEIFVLRDTPLTLGEVSPDCVALNLNTPLNCSSSRSDALAVDPVAAAASSMNNPKVKVLDLSDQFCDAERCYAVIGGLQVFYGKDHVARSYMKSLTAVLEERFKQAQSDKP; translated from the coding sequence ATGAGCGAGCTCAAGAGCGGCGTCCTAAAACAGGGCAGCCAATCGTCGCCGAAGTCTGCGGTCCGCAAGGATATCCAGGGGCTGAGGGCGATTGCAGTAGGGCTGGTGGTGCTCAACCACCTCTGGCCAGAGCGGTTGCCTGGTGGCTACGTCGGCGTCGACGTCTTCTTCGTGATTTCTGGTTATTTGATCTCCAACCATCTGCTTAAGGAGCTTGAGGGCACCGGTAAGATCAGGCTTGGCCAGTTCTACGCGCGGCGTGCCAAACGACTACTGCCGGCTTCGCTGTTGGTGGCGACGCTGTCCTTAGTAGCCGCCTGGGTGTTCCTGCCATTTTCACGCTGGCTAGGCGTGCTGCAGGAGACTATCGCTTCCTCGCTCTACGTCGAGAACTGGTTCCTGGCGGCCAAATCGGTCGATTACTCTGCTCGCGACGAAGCCGCCTCCACCGTGCAGCATTATTGGTCGCTTTCGGTTGAGGAGCAGTTCTATCTGATCTGGCCACTACTGCTGATCGGGCTATTCGCAGTGGCCATCATGTTACGTCGACACAAGCGTTCGGTGACCCGGATCGGCATCCTGTTGGTGACCATAGCGGCGCTGATTTTCTGTATTTGGATCACCGCCACCAATAAGAGCCAGGCTTATTTCGTCACCCCGGCTCGGGCCTGGGAGTTTGGCGCTGGTGCCCTGGTTGCGCTGGGTCTGCCTGGTTTATTGAAGAAGCTCAGCCAGACACATCGTGGTCTCTTGCTGACTGGCTGCCAGTGGCTGGGCTACGCGGCGATTGTCTATTCCGCTTTTTTCTTTAACGAAGAGACGTTCTTCCCCGGGTTTTGGGCATTGGTACCGGTGTTGGGCACGGTGTTGGTAATCGCCAGTGGACCAGGCAGCGTTAGGGCTTCAATCGGTGGGGTGCTGGAATGGCGACCCTTCCAGGTACTTGGCGACATCTCCTACTCGCTCTACCTTTGGCATTGGCCGCTGATCATTATTGCGCCCGCTGTGCTTGGTCATGATCTCAACTTCTGGAACAAGCTGCTGATTCTGGTCTTAGGAATCTTGCTGGCCTATCTTTCGAAGAGGTTTGTCGAAGACCCGGGCCGCATCAAACTCTTCCGCGGCAGCAAGGCTTGGAAGCCGCTGCTGGCCACCGCGGCGGCGATGGCGGCGGTCTGCGCTCTTTGCGGTTCCATGTTCTACTTCTACCAGGGGGCCCAACAGGCTGAAGCTGCGGCGGTTCAAAGCTTCTCCCAGCAAGCCTGTTATGGGGCTGGCAGTTTGAACCCGAAGAATCGCTGCCCCGACCCGTTCGGGCCAGCGAAAGTCTCCAATATGGGTCCGAGCGAAACACCTTGGTTCAATGCGCCCGAGTGTAAGGGGGATGTCAATCCGATCAGGCTGAACGGAACGGCCTACCTTGCAGACTGCGATTTCACTCAGGGACGCAAAGCCACCGCTACCGTGTGGTTGATCGGCGACTCTCATGCCGAGCAGTGGAAGGCTGCTTTCTATCAGCTCGCCAGGCAGCAAAGTTGGCAGGTCAAGGAGAGCATGCTGGGTGGTTGTCCCTTTGTCGGGCTAAAACGAGTCGGATTCCTTGGCAAACCTGGCTTTGATCCGGCTGGGTCGGCCCGCTGCATTAACTGGTCGAACCAGGTATCCGAACGGATCACTCAAGAAAAACCCGACAAGGTTTTTGTCTCAGCCTTCGGCTCCCAGGAAACCGTAGATGACGGTACTGGCCGCTCGCAGCAAGACCAGTACGCAACGGAAGTAACCAAGCGTTTTCAGGCCTGGACAGCTGCCGGTCCGGAGATTTTCGTGTTGCGAGATACGCCGTTGACTCTCGGTGAAGTAAGCCCGGATTGTGTGGCCCTAAATCTGAATACCCCGCTGAATTGCTCAAGTAGCCGTAGCGATGCCTTAGCAGTGGATCCGGTGGCAGCAGCAGCCAGCTCAATGAATAATCCCAAGGTGAAAGTGCTGGATCTTTCTGATCAGTTCTGTGATGCTGAGCGGTGTTATGCAGTGATCGGTGGGCTGCAAGTGTTCTACGGTAAGGACCACGTGGCCAGGAGCTATATGAAGTCCTTAACCGCCGTGCTCGAAGAGCGGTTCAAGCAAGCACAGTCTGACAAGCCCTAA
- a CDS encoding DUF6541 family protein, translating to MDWIIALPVILIAALVMLIPGALLAWAFGLRKISLLAVSPALSVSLIAVASIAASFLKIPWTILPVLALTVLAALCAWLVRKFTRKRWPSPEAAPFDARTKVGFLALALSFVVISAQFILAVIHPENISQSFDNIFHLNAVRGILDSGSASPFTVGDITGIPFYPDGWHATVSLVVQLSGASIPVAVNATNLIISALVWPLGCLFLCRQVLGQSRLVAIAVGIVSTGFGAFPLMMVDYGVLYPNLLSIAILPSILALVIQVLGLSKVADLSIPLRLIALALTIPGLALAHPSTLMALLAFSVPPVGYAFFLCWKRWLADWSRYRVLAVLSSVGVLLCLVICYFLWRAVRPESQLATWPPVHSIPGALLGLLSNSERLRAPAILVSVLIVLGVIQLLRRRKNWWVLGMLAVSWFLFIAVSAFPRGNLRNFIAGIWYNDSYRLAALVPVIAIIPAALGASWFLRSLGTYLKEWRAELQSDGRPVSSPRLWSATVPAAIAIILIVLQVGSVSSSISIARSHYAYSPTSSVVNSDELAVINKVDSLVPKGSVIAANPWNGGALVYALADRKAIQLHLLTSNFTDEDKLIYKSLRDAAKNPAVCAAVHDLNIGYVLDFGQTMITPDGTPSPGISNLEDSGVATLLFKQGQAKLFKFTGCGLG from the coding sequence ATGGACTGGATAATTGCCCTGCCGGTGATCCTGATCGCCGCATTGGTGATGCTGATTCCTGGCGCGCTCTTAGCATGGGCCTTTGGTTTGCGAAAGATCAGCCTGCTTGCGGTGAGTCCGGCCCTCTCGGTCTCGTTGATCGCAGTGGCCTCAATCGCTGCTTCTTTCCTGAAAATTCCATGGACAATTTTGCCGGTGCTTGCACTCACCGTGCTGGCAGCTCTCTGTGCCTGGTTGGTGCGGAAGTTCACCCGAAAACGTTGGCCCTCACCGGAGGCTGCGCCTTTTGACGCCCGGACCAAGGTGGGTTTCTTAGCCCTTGCACTCTCCTTTGTGGTGATCTCGGCCCAGTTCATTCTCGCGGTGATCCATCCGGAAAATATCTCTCAATCGTTTGACAATATCTTCCACCTCAATGCGGTACGTGGAATTTTGGACTCTGGCTCGGCGTCGCCCTTCACGGTCGGCGATATTACCGGCATCCCGTTCTATCCCGATGGCTGGCATGCCACGGTCTCCCTGGTGGTCCAACTCAGCGGGGCCAGTATCCCAGTTGCGGTGAACGCTACCAACCTGATCATTTCGGCATTGGTTTGGCCTCTTGGCTGCCTCTTCCTCTGTCGCCAGGTGCTCGGACAGTCACGCTTAGTCGCGATTGCGGTGGGCATTGTCTCCACCGGGTTTGGCGCTTTCCCGCTGATGATGGTCGATTACGGGGTGCTCTACCCGAATCTGCTCTCAATTGCGATTTTGCCGAGCATTCTTGCTCTGGTCATTCAAGTGCTGGGACTATCGAAGGTCGCGGACCTTTCCATTCCGTTGCGTTTGATTGCCTTGGCACTGACCATCCCGGGTCTCGCCTTAGCTCATCCGAGCACACTGATGGCGCTGCTAGCCTTCAGTGTGCCACCGGTGGGCTACGCATTCTTCCTCTGTTGGAAGCGTTGGCTGGCTGACTGGTCACGTTACCGGGTACTCGCCGTGCTGAGTTCAGTTGGTGTCTTGCTCTGCCTGGTTATTTGCTACTTCCTTTGGCGCGCTGTGCGGCCAGAGTCCCAATTGGCCACCTGGCCGCCGGTGCACTCGATCCCCGGCGCTTTGCTTGGACTGCTGAGTAATTCCGAGCGACTCCGGGCACCAGCCATCCTAGTGTCAGTGCTGATCGTGCTCGGCGTTATTCAGTTGCTGCGTCGGCGTAAGAACTGGTGGGTATTGGGTATGCTCGCGGTTTCCTGGTTCCTCTTCATTGCAGTATCGGCTTTTCCGCGCGGAAATCTGCGGAATTTCATTGCCGGTATTTGGTACAACGACAGCTACCGGCTGGCCGCGCTGGTTCCGGTCATTGCGATTATTCCCGCCGCTTTGGGGGCCAGCTGGTTCCTGCGCAGCCTCGGCACCTACCTCAAGGAATGGCGTGCCGAACTGCAAAGCGACGGTCGGCCCGTTTCCTCACCCAGACTGTGGTCGGCTACGGTCCCGGCTGCCATTGCGATCATTCTGATCGTGCTGCAGGTTGGCAGCGTTAGCTCGTCGATCAGTATCGCCCGCTCACACTATGCTTATAGCCCGACCTCTTCGGTGGTCAATTCGGATGAGCTTGCGGTAATAAACAAGGTCGATAGCCTGGTGCCAAAGGGGTCGGTAATTGCCGCGAACCCCTGGAACGGCGGAGCTTTGGTCTATGCGCTGGCGGATCGTAAGGCGATCCAATTGCACCTATTGACCTCAAACTTCACCGATGAGGACAAGTTGATCTACAAGAGTCTGCGCGATGCGGCTAAGAACCCGGCTGTTTGCGCAGCAGTACATGATCTCAATATTGGTTATGTTTTGGACTTCGGCCAGACCATGATCACTCCGGATGGCACTCCTTCGCCCGGCATCTCGAATCTCGAAGATTCCGGGGTAGCAACCTTATTGTTCAAACAAGGCCAAGCCAAGTTGTTCAAATTCACAGGTTGCGGATTGGGATAG
- a CDS encoding ABC transporter substrate-binding protein, with protein sequence MRESEADRQNLKRRSFLASAILLPFGLAGCGFLEPTAAVQPVPADADSYPVKITSSYGDISVPFEPKRIVALDSASADSLLALDIVPVGMSNSGIQSNGASPWFDFTLNGRPGPDLLDSSKTLPLDQIKNLKPDLILAVNSSISRQDYGDLSKIALVLAPPGKPMNTDWKTTMTLVGQALGRAQKATQLIKEIADSVDQAIGNYPALKGTTVTYFRASAAPGADLSVFGLSSNPLQVLTELGLELAPSVKNASKVGAVLDPSSGPQLYQWPRDKSAELSSDVAVISLAASEVAVMKDGDLLNTVPAYRLKRGVIVDSASNGFALENASVLSMRWIVRNLVSEIAKVAYLSKK encoded by the coding sequence ATGCGTGAGTCTGAAGCAGATCGGCAGAATCTGAAACGGAGGTCATTCCTCGCTAGCGCTATTCTGCTGCCGTTTGGCCTAGCCGGGTGTGGCTTCTTGGAACCCACCGCTGCTGTGCAACCGGTACCGGCCGACGCTGACTCCTACCCCGTCAAGATCACCTCAAGCTATGGCGATATTTCGGTGCCATTCGAACCCAAACGAATTGTTGCCCTCGATTCTGCCAGTGCTGATTCTCTGCTGGCGCTAGATATTGTCCCCGTGGGCATGTCTAACTCGGGTATTCAAAGCAATGGTGCCTCGCCATGGTTTGATTTCACACTCAACGGCAGGCCTGGGCCGGATCTTTTAGACAGTTCCAAGACCCTGCCGCTTGATCAAATTAAGAACCTCAAACCTGACCTGATCCTGGCGGTCAACTCCAGCATCAGCCGCCAGGACTATGGGGATCTTTCCAAGATTGCCCTGGTACTGGCTCCGCCAGGTAAACCGATGAACACGGACTGGAAGACGACCATGACCTTGGTGGGGCAAGCCTTGGGTAGGGCTCAGAAGGCTACTCAACTGATCAAGGAGATTGCTGATTCGGTGGATCAGGCAATAGGTAACTATCCAGCATTGAAAGGCACAACAGTTACCTACTTCAGGGCTAGCGCGGCCCCGGGAGCGGATCTCAGTGTTTTCGGCCTGTCTTCAAACCCGCTGCAAGTGCTGACTGAACTTGGCCTGGAACTGGCACCATCGGTAAAAAATGCGAGCAAGGTGGGGGCTGTGCTCGACCCCTCTAGCGGCCCACAGCTATATCAGTGGCCACGCGATAAGAGCGCTGAGCTGAGTAGCGACGTCGCGGTGATCTCATTGGCCGCGAGCGAAGTTGCTGTGATGAAGGATGGGGATCTGCTCAACACCGTTCCCGCCTACCGGCTGAAACGCGGGGTAATCGTGGATTCAGCCTCGAATGGTTTTGCGCTTGAGAACGCTTCGGTGCTTTCGATGAGGTGGATAGTACGGAACCTTGTCTCGGAGATCGCCAAAGTTGCGTATCTTTCCAAGAAATAA